A single Mixta calida DNA region contains:
- the flgG gene encoding flagellar basal-body rod protein FlgG, translated as MMRALWIAKTGLEAQQTNMDVITNNLANVSTNGFKRQRAVFEDLLYQTLRQPGAQSSEQTTIPSGLQVGTGVRPVATERIHGQGGLTQTNNAKDVAISGQGFFQVLLPDGTTAYTRDGAFQIDQNGQLVTASGYPIQPAITLPQDAGSLTVGSDGLVSVTLAGQTAPQQVGQLTLTTFINDSGLESIGENLYRETQSSGAPNESTPGLNGAGTLKQGYVETSNVNVAEELVNMIQTQRAYEINSKAVSTSDQMLQRLAQL; from the coding sequence ATGATGCGTGCCTTATGGATTGCCAAAACCGGTCTGGAAGCGCAACAGACCAATATGGACGTCATTACCAACAACCTGGCGAACGTCAGCACCAACGGATTTAAGCGTCAGCGCGCGGTGTTTGAAGATCTGCTGTATCAAACGCTGCGTCAGCCGGGCGCGCAGTCGTCAGAACAGACCACCATCCCCTCCGGGCTACAGGTCGGCACCGGCGTGCGTCCGGTGGCGACGGAGCGCATTCACGGCCAGGGCGGTCTGACGCAGACCAATAACGCGAAAGATGTCGCCATCAGCGGCCAGGGTTTTTTCCAGGTGCTGCTGCCGGATGGCACCACGGCCTATACCCGTGACGGCGCGTTCCAGATCGATCAGAACGGACAGCTGGTGACCGCCAGCGGCTACCCGATCCAGCCGGCGATTACGCTGCCGCAGGATGCAGGTTCGCTGACCGTCGGCAGCGATGGCCTGGTCAGCGTCACGCTGGCCGGGCAGACCGCGCCGCAGCAGGTTGGACAGCTGACGCTGACCACCTTTATCAACGACTCCGGCCTGGAAAGCATCGGTGAGAACCTCTACCGCGAAACCCAGTCTTCCGGCGCGCCGAATGAATCCACGCCGGGGCTGAACGGCGCGGGCACGCTGAAACAGGGCTACGTGGAGACCTCCAACGTCAACGTGGCCGAGGAGCTGGTGAATATGATCCAGACGCAGCGCGCCTATGAGATCAACAGCAAAGCCGTATCCACCTCCGATCAGATGCTACAGCGACTGGCGCAGCTCTGA
- a CDS encoding flagellar basal body L-ring protein FlgH, whose product MLGALLTGCAGIPHQPLVQGATSASPTPPQLNEANGSIFQTGQAMNYGYQPLFEDRRPRNIGDTLTILLQENVSASKSSSANATKGGSVGLGFDAMPRFMSGLFGGDRAATSIEGENDFTGKGGAAARNAFSGTITVTVKQVLENGNLLVVGEKQIAINQGTEFIRFSGVVNPRTISGSNTVISTQVADARIEYVGSGYINEAQQMGWLQRLFLNLSPF is encoded by the coding sequence ATGCTCGGCGCGCTGCTGACCGGCTGCGCCGGCATTCCACATCAGCCGCTGGTCCAGGGCGCCACCAGCGCCAGCCCGACGCCGCCTCAGCTGAATGAAGCCAACGGATCGATATTTCAGACCGGGCAGGCGATGAACTACGGCTATCAGCCGCTGTTTGAAGATCGCCGTCCGCGCAATATCGGCGATACCCTGACGATCCTGTTACAGGAAAACGTCAGCGCCAGCAAAAGCTCGTCGGCCAACGCCACCAAAGGCGGATCGGTGGGGCTGGGCTTCGATGCGATGCCGCGCTTTATGAGCGGTCTGTTCGGCGGCGATCGCGCCGCAACTTCGATTGAAGGCGAAAACGACTTCACGGGCAAAGGCGGCGCGGCGGCCAGGAACGCCTTCAGCGGCACCATCACCGTTACCGTGAAGCAGGTGCTGGAAAACGGCAACCTGCTGGTGGTGGGCGAAAAACAGATCGCGATTAATCAGGGCACCGAATTTATCCGTTTTTCCGGCGTAGTGAATCCGCGCACCATCAGCGGCAGCAACACAGTGATCTCTACGCAGGTAGCCGATGCGCGCATCGAATATGTCGGCAGCGGCTATATCAACGAAGCGCAGCAGATGGGCTGGCTGCAACGCCTGTTCCTTAACCTTTCACCTTTCTGA